Genomic window (Deltaproteobacteria bacterium):
CACTGGAAGCGCGCGAGCAGCGCACGGCTACCGGCGCCCGTTCGACCGACCCCCGAATCCATGGACCCGCAAGACATCGAATCCAAGATCCGCGCCGCCCTTCCCGACGCCCGCGTCACCCTGCGGGACCTCACGGGAACCCGTGATCACTGGGAGGCCACCGTCGTTTCGGCCGCCTTCGAGGGCAAGTCGCGCATCGAACGCCACCGCATCGTGTTCGATGCCCTCGCGGAGGAACTCAAGGGCCCCATCCACGCCCTCACGCTCAAGGCGCTCACCCCGGCTCAAGCCGGCGAGTAGGTAGGTGTCGCGACCGGCGGCGCCGCCCCACGCGCACGTCGCCACTCGGAGTGCCGGCCCACGCGGGCGCCCGCGCGCCGCTACGGCTTCACCACCACGATGCCGTGCATCATGTCCATGCCGCAGGCGAACACCAGCTCCCCTGACTGCGGGGCCGTCACCGCCACGTCGACCGGCTCGCCCAGCGACAACTCGCGTTTGATGTCCGTGCCGGCCACCGTCACGTACCGGCCGCACTCGGTGTCCGCGGTGCGAGTGAACCGCAGCACGAGCCGCTCCCCCGGCTTCGCCTCGATGCGGTTCGGAGCGTAGCCGGTCGGTCCCACTTCGACGGATACGCGCCGGCCGGCGGGGGCGGTCGCAGCCGCCCGATCGGCCGAGGTGCCGTGCGCTCGCCCCTCGCCGCGACCACATCCGGCCGAGGCGGCGCCGAGCGCGCATCCAACGACAATCGCGGTCCAACGCAGCATGTCGCGGAGCGTACACCGGGCCCCGCCGCTCGGCAGCGGCGCGTCGCCGGAAGGGTTGATTGACCCCACTTCCGCGCGCGCCGAGCGCCTGCTCGACCC
Coding sequences:
- a CDS encoding BolA family transcriptional regulator, with the translated sequence MDPQDIESKIRAALPDARVTLRDLTGTRDHWEATVVSAAFEGKSRIERHRIVFDALAEELKGPIHALTLKALTPAQAGE